CCAGGGTTTGGGCCGCAACTCCGCTGGCTCCCGCCACCAGTCCCACCAGCACTCCCAAGGCTCCCAATAGGGATGATCCCAAGGCCGATCCCACCATGGCCCTGAACAGGAATCCAGTAACCCACCGGTTCCCGTCTGCCCGTTGCGATCGCCCTGAAGAGGTGATGGCCCCGATCAAGTGTTCATGCACTGGGTGTTCATGCACTGGGTGTTCATGCCTTGATGGATGCCCTGATTGATGCCTTGATGGATGCCCTAATGGGTGCATGTTGGGCTGCGGAATGGCCGTCGCCGCCTTGGTTTCCGCTTCTGAATCTGTTTCTGCTGCTAACGCTGCTGCTGCCGTCATCCTGCCCAGACTCCCTTTACACACCACAGGCAGATCGCCCCTGCTGCAATCCCTAATCAACCGTTGATTAACCCCAGGGGCTTTCACTCGGGTATGGATTTCGGATCGAAACTATCACAGGCCCATTCCTTCAGGACGATTTCGCGCGGAAGTTGAGCCTAGAAAGGTCGATCGCAAGGATCACCTAACAGCACGCTGCCGCACCCCCCCGAAGGTTGATCGCGCAGGAGTGATCGCACATCAAAGGTAAACGCCGCGTAGATGTCCTCCACCGTGTCTGCCTTGGGCTTTTGAGCCAAGCCGCGTGCAATCAACTGCTCATCCACGGGCGGATCCTCATAGGCCAACACGATGCGGGCCGCCTCCGCAGCACTCAGAAAATGTACCGTTTGCATCCCACAGCTCGCATCGGTGTTTCCTTCCAAGGCTTGACCGAGCGATCGCCCCAAATCATTTCCCGAAGCATCCACCCCCAGCAACCCTTGGTTGCAACCATTGGAGTCACCCCGACCGCGGCCGTGAATCCCCACCAACTCCCCATCCCCATTCAGCACCGGGCCGCCGCTCATTCCCCGCCGAGTCAGGTTGTCGTAGAGCACGCTATAGCCCCCATCGCTTAAGGGACTGGGGGAAATGGCCACCAAGGCCCCAGAGCTGGAAATCCGTTCACGGCGGGCGCTGTCGTCCTCGGGATTGGGCCA
The Limnothrix sp. FACHB-406 genome window above contains:
- a CDS encoding serine protease, which encodes MGCFIASLFVTLTQQGRRWLHHRCVRWWLWVGAAMIVATIPAWAVQALTLDQVDAIASQVTVVIAQGLQKGDIEQRQEWNPGSGVLVAREGQTYYALTALHVVRTRGTVYGVRTSDGEVHFIDDESDPSNIIPLGNEQDEMGSAIAGMDLALVRFTSNLDYPVAVMGNSRRMGRGDRVVVSGWPNPEDDSARRERISSSGALVAISPSPLSDGGYSVLYDNLTRRGMSGGPVLNGDGELVGIHGRGRGDSNGCNQGLLGVDASGNDLGRSLGQALEGNTDASCGMQTVHFLSAAEAARIVLAYEDPPVDEQLIARGLAQKPKADTVEDIYAAFTFDVRSLLRDQPSGGCGSVLLGDPCDRPF